The genomic window GTGCCCTTACCTTTTACACATAATGCAATAGGTGAGCTATCACCCTCTGCAGGTATGACCGCCTCTAGTAAAATAGTGTGTTCCCAATAATCGCCAAAGTCATACACGTAAAGGCATTTATCCTTTTCTTTGCGAAGTAACATCGTGAGTGGAACATTGGTACTATCTTTCAAACTCGAATCGAAGAACTCATCTAACTCCTCGCCATAACGCAGGTTACCCTTTTCGAAGCAATACAGATGATAATTCCCCCACCCCATAGCGATTTGTATGACGTGATGGAGTTCATTTAATGCAATCGTACTAGGCACTATCAAACGTCGCCATACGGGCGGTTTCGTGTCGTTCAGCGTGATTTTAATCTGGTACATTGCCTGCACTTTTCCCATTCCACCAGCCCCCATAATTTAACTTGTTGATATGGTTAGTAACCTAGTTTTGGGTTACGGATATAACTATATGATTTATATAATGACTCGCTTTTGAGTCATCGTTAACCCATTGATAAAACTTAATTATTCCGTTTCGGGGAAATCAATTTTAACTCATTGAATTTTCTAGTAACGCAAATTTGCGCTACGGGTATCTGTATGATTTTACTTAATTCCGGTGAACCAACGGAATCAGTCTTAACTATATGATTTTCAATATGAACCAAAAACGGCACCATCAATTTAAGGTTATGTGCGAAAAAATGATAAGCCCATTCTAAGAAACATTTAGGCTAGGTAAAGCCTGAGTAGGTAAAAAACTGCAACTTATGCGAAATTAAACTCTATAATGTGAAAATTACACCATTAATTTAAACAAAGGTATCAATCTATGCGTAATGCCTTGGCATTTTTAAGCGTACTGTTTTTGGGATTTAGCTCTATGGCGTATTCAACGCAAACAATCGTATTTGTTCGACATGGTGAGAAGCCAAATAATGATAGTGGGCAATTAACCTGTAAGGGGCTAAATCGTGCGTTAGCCCTGCCCGATGTGCTCATTTCTCAGTTTGGTAAACCTGATGCACTATTTGCCTCAGCACCCAAACAGAATAAGCTAGGGAGTTCATTACGCGCGGTTCAAACGATTACCCCAACGGCAATAAGAGTATCCTTACCTATTCATCTGAATTACCATGCCAAAGAAACGAAAGAACTACAAAAGGCACTATTCAGTAAGCAATACGAAAACTCAGTGATTTTTATCGCATGGGAGCATGACAACTTAGTCAAGGCCGCTAAAGGTATAATGAAAAGTGAAGGTGGAAACCCTGACGAGATCCCAAAATGGCAAGGCACCGATTTTGATAGTATCTATGTGTTACGAATTAATCGCGATAATGGTTCAAAAATTATTACCTTTGAACACACGCAACAAGGTTTAAATGGTGTGTCTGAATTATGCCCTGAATAGCATAATTAAGTAGAAAAAAGCCCTGACTCGTATTATCAGGGCTTCGTATTTTCGGGCAGGGGGATATTAAGGTTCAACAGTAAATACCTTTTATGACTTCCATCCTTGGCTAGAAACAGTTGTACGCACAACATCATTAACAACCTGCTGTACTAGTTCTGTATTTGCGGTAGTGCTTTCGACATTAGTATACGCATACTCGCCAACCTCAACGGTTAATTGCTTCAACTGTTTCCCCATTGCATCAGGAAGTTCTCCACTAAAACGGTGGTTTAGCGCATCCACTAGAGCCGTTCTGAATGCCTCAGATTTAGTACTGTGGCTTCCAATAAGGCGTTTATCTATCTGTACATTAATATTCATGCTTGTTTTTCCATTTGATTGAGTGCGTTATCGACTAGACTTCGCGCAATTGCATTAAGCGTAGGCGCTAGCTTTAAAGGTGATTTAGTTCGTTCCACTTCTTGTAAAGCTTTAATCCGCTCCATCTGTTCTAAGGTAAGCATTACGGGCTTAAAGTTCGGATTGTAGGCCATTAAATTTACCCCTAATCATTATTCTATATTATGCAATAATTATATTTATTATCTCAAAATTAGCAACAATACCACATAAAAAAGGAATGTAGCTTATTAACAGTGCTAATAAAGGGATCGTGCCATGACAGGCTATAAATGAGGGGTTATTGCTTCCCCCTGCGAATGCAAGGGGATATTAATGCGGCTTTTAGTTATGTTTTTCGTAAATCAAATCTAAGACTTTTTTAGCTACGTTGAAATTCGTCATATCCATAGTACTATCGACATATTTTTCATAGGGCCATTGAATAAATCTTGTCGTTACCGTTTTGGCATTTGCCATATCATTGATAAGTTGGGCGGATTGCTGGTGGCTGTATTGACCTTTTTCGCTAGATTCAGTCGGTTTATTTTTATCTAAGCGGATTAATGCTGTTTTACCGGGGAAATGCTTCGTACCTACAACAACCTTGTAGCCGTCTTTGCTTTTAATTATCACTAAATCGTCTTTCATGATTGCACAGGTATATTCATCGGTCATAGCGTCGGTTTTACAAGCGGTAAGCCATGTCTTGCTATCCGAATATTCTTTTCCAACGATTCCAGAGCCGTCTGTATGTTGTAGGCCTACTGGCACGCCGTCAATAACAAAAGTTTCTTTGAATGATATTTTGTATGAATTAGTACCATAATCGCTATCAATATCACATAGGATCTTACTGTCATTTCTAATTTTGTTAGTTTTAAATACAGATTCAACCAGTAATACACTTTTATTTTTATCTAATGTCACACTAGAAGTATCGAAAGATGCACAATCTAACTGTTTTATTTCAGGAATTTCTTTTATTCTTTTTATTTCTTGTTTTGTTACCTTATCGACATTCGCCGCCATTGAATAAACAGGCAGTAGAAGAACCGTTACCCACAGAAATTTATTCATCACTTCACCCCATAATATTTAGCATTAAAACTATAGTAACGAACTCAGGTTATATCTCAAATAAAAAGGGCAAAGTAGTTTGCCCTTATATGTTTAACAATTAACTACTGTTCTAATAGTTTTCTCGTTTTGCCATTGGTAGCAAAGTCACGTTGAATTTCAGCAACAGCCGCTTTAGCACCCCGATTAGCAGCAACTTTAACCACCTCGGCTAATGCTTTTTCACCATTCCCATAAACCTGAACGGTTTGATTGATAATATAAGTCGCACTTTGCTCAGTACTATTTTCAGCGTTGGTGTTATTGGTCGTGTTATTTGTTTGGCTTGATGGATGGAGGTATTTCATTGCAAATACATCTGGTGACGTACTTCTAGTTAGAGCATCCAGTACATTATCCAGACGAGCCGATGTATCTTTCGTCATCACTCGCTCCCCCTCTTCCAATAGCCAAGTACCTGTTTTAGGCACTCTATCAATACCGCTATGCGCCATACCTGTTAAGCTTAAATTTCCATACGCTCCGGTAGAAAACGCATTGGCACTCGAGCTAGAGGCCGTACTACTAAAAACACCACCGCCACCAAATAGACCTGAAACTGCATTAGTAATCTGTGCCTGAATAGCAATTCGGATTAAGTCTTTAATGATGGACTTAGATAAATCGCCAAAGAAGTCACCAATTGCATCAAAGGCATTTTTAGAATTGGTCACAATATCAGTTAACGCATCAGCCGAGCCATCAGTAATGTTTTGCAACGAGCCAGTGATGAAACCTTCCGCTTGTTGGCTATAATTGCGAGCATTATCGACATAATTTCTAAGCCCTTCCTCAATCCCGTTTTGCCAGTTAAAACGCAACCCATCTATTTGTGCTTGGTGAACGCGCATCATATCTAAGCGCTTGCCTAGCTCGTTTTTAATCACTTGCGTTTCTTTGTCGTACTGTTCTTGAGTAATGCCAGTTGATTTGTCGTTAAACTGCTTAGTCAATTCTTCCTGTTTCTTCAAATATGCATCTTTGAGCCTTAATTCTTCCTGCAACCGACCTCTAGCAAGTGTCCCCATGCCCGCTCCTTGAAGCTCCATATTATAGGCACGCTGAGCCTGTGCGGTTTCTTCCATGAGTTGCTTGTTATAGGCGGCTATTTTGACTTCGGCTTCGCGATTTTTGATGTACTGCTCTAATTGAACATTTTTATCAAATTCAGCGTTGATCAAAGCTTCATTAGCAAGCAAAGATTTTTGGTCGGCAGTAAGTCGCTTTTTCCCTTTAATTTGCTCTATTTCATCAAGAAACTTAGCGCGAGCTTGTTCTTGAGAGCCCAGTTTATCATTTGTCTTACTTTGTAGTATTAAAACTGCGTGTTGCTCTTTCAGGCTTCCGATGAGCTTTTGAGCTGCTGATTCAGAATATGTTGCTGAGGCTTTTGAATCTTTTAGAGACTGCTGTCGCTTTTGTTGTTCGTCAAACTCTATACCTGCTAAAATACCAGCTCTATCAATAGTTTCCTTGATATAACCTTGTCTTTCAGCGTAATACCTAGCCTGAGCCACCGCCCTAGCCCTATCGTCTTTAGCTGCTATTTCTGCACGTTTCTCCATATCCTTTATGTATTGTGCCGCATCTTTCCCCCCATACGCATCCTCTGGTGTGGGTGTCGTCATCATTTCAACATCAAGATTACGCTTCGCGTCAGCCGTTGCATTCATAAAGTTAATCGCTGCGCCTAACGCATTAGCATAACTACGGGTATTTTTCGCCGCTAACTGGAAAGCTTCATCAGCATTATTAAGCTTGGAATTAAGATACTCCTGCGCGTCAGCCGCAAACTTCATCGTTTGCTCTAATGCTTTGGTTTTGGCCTCTAACTCTTGGGTTTTCTTATCGATTTTTCGTTGGACTTCCGCCAGCTTATCCCCGTCATTACTGACTAATTTATAAGAATCACGTAACCCCATTAAATCAGCTTTTAGTATCCCAATTTCTTTTTGTTGCTCAACAATGGACTCATACGCCTTAGCGATGCTTCCCCTTAATGCGCCAGCTGTCATTTCATCAAAACTATCCCTAAGCTCTTTAATGCTATCTGCAAAGGCTAATGCTTCCTCCCGGGCTTGCTGAGATTTTTGATAGAAATAATAAATTGCCCCACCAGCTAACATTGCCGCGCCTGCAGGCCCACCTATTAAGCTTAATGCGCTTTTAGCTAAACCCGATGCCGATGTGAGTCTTGCTTTAGCTGCGGTAAGTTCATCTGTTGCTAAGGCTTCCGCCTTAGTCAGTGCGGTTAGATTCGCGGTTTGATTAGCTAATTGAGTTTTAAGTGAAATACGTTGAACTTCCGTTGTGGCTGCTGCTTGCTGTGCCTTTGTAGATTCGATAGCAGCTAGTGCCGCCGCTTTATCATTGCGAATTTGCGCTAGTGTCGCTTTAGATAAATTAACCTGCTCGTTAGCTAAGCGTTGATTTGTGAGTACTGCGCTAGCGGAACGTTTTGTCGTATCGTAAATGCTATTCGATAAATTACCAAAGTAGCGAGCGGCACCAATACCCACAATGCCGGTTAATACCGTGGACACGGAATCAAAATTATCACTGACTGTTGCTAACCCTGCAGATATCGCTCTTGTTATACCTAAGCTTTGATTTAACTCACCATAGTAAGCCTTTGCGGAATTGGTCACGCGAGTAAATCCATCGGCAACGGTATTATCCATCGAGTCAGCCAGCGCATTATTAGCCTCTTTTGCATGTTGGGTCGCATCAGCGAGTAATTTAAATGATATTTTGCTCTCAGCCCCCATTTTTTTAACTTCATTTTCAGTAACTTTTATGCCGCCATTCGTACGCTCTAATTCTCGGGCAATGTCACCTAATAACGTTGGTGCCGCCCGCATAATCGCGTTCCAGTTATCCCCGGCAACCGTGCCGGTGATCATTGATTTAACAAGCGCATTATTCGCACTCTCAACAGCCATTGCGCTGGTGGCATTTGCGGTAAATGCAGAAGAGAAGGACTCAACATAATCGATAGTTTGCTGAGTGCTATAACCCAACTCTTGCATAGACTTTGCAGCACCAATATAAAGCTGTTGGGTAATTTCAATGCTTTTACCGTTGCGGTTACTGATATCTAAAAATCGCTGCTGTATGTTGGCATAGTTACTAATATCACCTTCAACTGATTTCAACGTATTTTTAACTTGTGCGGCAACTTGCCCCCAATCATCAACCAACTTAATTACAGAGGCGATAGACATCGCTCCCGCAGTTGAAGCGGCAAGGCGTTTGAAAGAAAACCCTAAGTTATCCGTTGAGGTTGTCGCATTTTCACCTTCACGCGTTAGGCGCTCTAATGATGAAGCTAAAGTATCTGTAGTTTGTCTAGCTTTCGAACTATCAATAATAATGGCCAGTCTTGATGTTTGTTCCGACATTTTATTTCTCCTAGTGCTTGACCGCTGTTACCGCACAGCTTTTCGAGTCTTTGATTGCATCCAGACAGTTCTGATAAACGCCTTTCAAGCAAGATATACCTTCCTCGGTTAATTTAGGTGGTACGTCACCCGTTAACATCGAGTTATAGGCCATGATGGTTTCGTGTAACCCATTAGCACCGTATTTTAAGAATAGGTTTTCTTCGGCTGACAGTGCTAAAAATACGCGTGTAATCGCCGCGGTAACGGGGTGAGGTTTGTTATCAAAGACAAACACGGGCATTCTTACTTCTCGGACTGTTTCAACTAAGAAAAGCAAGGCAATGAGATTTCTCAGTGCGACCAGAACGCTTTCATTGTCAGTGCGAATATGGGTGAGATAAGTCGCTAATAAGACGATCCCCACAGCTATATCGCTTTCATCCCAAGTACCTGACTCTGCCAACTGAGGGATATCAAATAGCGGCACAAAACAAACATGCTCATAGTTACCTTGCTCGTTCAACTTCATGACATTTACAAGGATTCCGATGACTTCGGTATAGTATTGATTCATTCTGCGCTTCCTTTCATTGTGTGTTGCTGTTGAGCCGCACGTAACCCAATATTCACCATATTTCGGGCTATGCCGTGGAGTGTTGGCTTTTTACTGTTTGGGTTCTTAGCGCGTTCTTCTCGTAACATGGCTTCCAGCGCTTCAACTTGTGCCGGCGTAAGAATAATGGAGTGTCGTTTTGATTGTGGTTTGGTCATGGTCATTTCACCTTTTGCATTAATAATGATTTATATTGCAAATAATGAAACAATCATAACATTCAAGAGGTGGATAGTAGAGAAAATAGGCTCCAGTTGCTTATTTTTCGTACTAATGCATATGTGAGCTAATCGGTAAAAATGAAGAGTAATCTATTGAAAGTGAACGACTATAGCCCTGTTACCTCAGTCATGTAATCAGGGCTTTGCATATATCAGGCAGGGTTATCTTAAAACAGCGGCATTTTGTGGCTGTACGCGTTGCTGGTGGCAGGGAAAGCCATAGAGTAAATCTAGCTCTAAAGGTTCATCTACAGCGGTTAAACAGCCTAAGATAAAGCTTTCCGCTATCGCCATGCGTTTACGGACTTCACTTTCATTCAGCTTATACTTGCGGCCTATAGAACGTTTGGACATACCTTTGGCGTAGTAGCATTCAATAAAATCACATTCTTGTTCCATATGGACATTACGCAATTTAGCAATACACCCATCAATAATAAGCCCGTCCGCGTCACAACATGACAGCTTAGTAATACTCGTGCGACTCACTAAGCCTTTAAAGCCAGCGGCAACAGACGAGTAACCAAGACCAGAGCGCCCACGGACTACCCAACCACCCCAATGTAAAAGTATCTTCTGTATATCTCTTTGCATTTTTACACCTATAGTCTTCTATACCAGTGGCGGTTATAAAGTGACCTGTGTTTTTATGTACCAGTTAGTACATTTTAGCAATATGAAAGAGATAATGCGAATAGCCTATAACATACTGATTTATATTAATTATAACGGTTCGTTAGAATTGAATTTCAAGCAAGTAGCATTTTGCAAATTAAAGCGGTGATTTTCAGGCAGGGTTATCTAACACCCTCCTGCTTTTAGAAGTGAATACCTATGAACACTAGTGAACACTTATAGCTCAAGTGTTCACTCTAAAATTTATTAACAATATCAAATAATTAATTACTATATTTATATAAAAATGAACACTATGAACACTTATATATAAAAGTTTTTAAAACTCTAAATACTTAAACAGTAAATAACTACATTTAGGTGGTGGGAATTATTGAGCTATCCAAATTCGGATAACGCAAAATAAATACTTTTTCAGAAAATACTGTAACTTTAAGTTATGGTATTCAGAGGGGATTTATCGGATAAAAATTCAGCGAGCCCCTCCCCCCTATTAGTTCAGCTTTTACTAAATAAACGGTTTACTAGCGATAAGACTTAAATTTGGGCACTCCAAACTGGTACTAAGATTTTTTTTCAGTTAGCCGTTTTATGGCTCGTTCAGCTGCTGAATTTGAAATATCGTTTACTAGTTTTTCAATTTCATTAGGCTTGAAGCCTTTTAGCAGGTGCCCAAAACCACCGGGTAAGTTAGAACCATCTAATTTTAGATCGTTACCATTCAAGGAAAGTGCTAATTCAATAGCAGCTATAATTTCAGCGTTAATAGAGCGTTTATTGGTATCTGCTAACGCTGAAATTTTCTCTTTTAATTCCGCGGGCATACGCAAATTAAAAACGGGGGTTGTTCTAGACATATTATATCTCCACTAGTTAAGGTTGACATGATACTACGGTGGGGTTATATTTTCAATGACCCCACTGTAATACCAATAACACCTATTGGAGCTATATAAGGTCATTCTACAATCCAAATAACAACGCCCCGAAGTGCGGCAAACACTATCAAGGCGTCTAACCACAACGTAACGGAGTCTTACGATATGGCTATGTATAAGTCTACCCAAACTCACCCTAAATTTATATGGCGTTTTTTCTCCTGCCAACAATTTAAATATTTCACTGTAACCGCTCATACGGAACAAGAAGCTCGTTCATTACTCCCTGACTCACCTTGTTTATTCTCCGCTCGTATTCCAGCTAAGGCGGTGGCTCATGTCTAATCATCCTATTTTTGCTACTCCTGCGGATGTTATTCGCCCAATTGCTGCAGCATTAGAAGCGGCTCAGTTCTTGGCGTTAGATCCTAAAGCTACAGACCTCTCTAATGA from Providencia sneebia DSM 19967 includes these protein-coding regions:
- a CDS encoding phage tail tape measure protein; translated protein: MSEQTSRLAIIIDSSKARQTTDTLASSLERLTREGENATTSTDNLGFSFKRLAASTAGAMSIASVIKLVDDWGQVAAQVKNTLKSVEGDISNYANIQQRFLDISNRNGKSIEITQQLYIGAAKSMQELGYSTQQTIDYVESFSSAFTANATSAMAVESANNALVKSMITGTVAGDNWNAIMRAAPTLLGDIARELERTNGGIKVTENEVKKMGAESKISFKLLADATQHAKEANNALADSMDNTVADGFTRVTNSAKAYYGELNQSLGITRAISAGLATVSDNFDSVSTVLTGIVGIGAARYFGNLSNSIYDTTKRSASAVLTNQRLANEQVNLSKATLAQIRNDKAAALAAIESTKAQQAAATTEVQRISLKTQLANQTANLTALTKAEALATDELTAAKARLTSASGLAKSALSLIGGPAGAAMLAGGAIYYFYQKSQQAREEALAFADSIKELRDSFDEMTAGALRGSIAKAYESIVEQQKEIGILKADLMGLRDSYKLVSNDGDKLAEVQRKIDKKTQELEAKTKALEQTMKFAADAQEYLNSKLNNADEAFQLAAKNTRSYANALGAAINFMNATADAKRNLDVEMMTTPTPEDAYGGKDAAQYIKDMEKRAEIAAKDDRARAVAQARYYAERQGYIKETIDRAGILAGIEFDEQQKRQQSLKDSKASATYSESAAQKLIGSLKEQHAVLILQSKTNDKLGSQEQARAKFLDEIEQIKGKKRLTADQKSLLANEALINAEFDKNVQLEQYIKNREAEVKIAAYNKQLMEETAQAQRAYNMELQGAGMGTLARGRLQEELRLKDAYLKKQEELTKQFNDKSTGITQEQYDKETQVIKNELGKRLDMMRVHQAQIDGLRFNWQNGIEEGLRNYVDNARNYSQQAEGFITGSLQNITDGSADALTDIVTNSKNAFDAIGDFFGDLSKSIIKDLIRIAIQAQITNAVSGLFGGGGVFSSTASSSSANAFSTGAYGNLSLTGMAHSGIDRVPKTGTWLLEEGERVMTKDTSARLDNVLDALTRSTSPDVFAMKYLHPSSQTNNTTNNTNAENSTEQSATYIINQTVQVYGNGEKALAEVVKVAANRGAKAAVAEIQRDFATNGKTRKLLEQ
- a CDS encoding host cell division inhibitor Icd-like protein, giving the protein MYKSTQTHPKFIWRFFSCQQFKYFTVTAHTEQEARSLLPDSPCLFSARIPAKAVAHV
- a CDS encoding Arc family DNA-binding protein, producing MSRTTPVFNLRMPAELKEKISALADTNKRSINAEIIAAIELALSLNGNDLKLDGSNLPGGFGHLLKGFKPNEIEKLVNDISNSAAERAIKRLTEKKS
- a CDS encoding IS1096 element passenger TnpR family protein: MGAGGMGKVQAMYQIKITLNDTKPPVWRRLIVPSTIALNELHHVIQIAMGWGNYHLYCFEKGNLRYGEELDEFFDSSLKDSTNVPLTMLLRKEKDKCLYVYDFGDYWEHTILLEAVIPAEGDSSPIALCVKGKGTCPVEDSGGIWGYTEMLEEACTPSNPDRAEIHQHLMADIDVREYNLEAINERLTQFYS
- a CDS encoding antiterminator Q family protein, giving the protein MQRDIQKILLHWGGWVVRGRSGLGYSSVAAGFKGLVSRTSITKLSCCDADGLIIDGCIAKLRNVHMEQECDFIECYYAKGMSKRSIGRKYKLNESEVRKRMAIAESFILGCLTAVDEPLELDLLYGFPCHQQRVQPQNAAVLR
- a CDS encoding histidine phosphatase family protein, translating into MRNALAFLSVLFLGFSSMAYSTQTIVFVRHGEKPNNDSGQLTCKGLNRALALPDVLISQFGKPDALFASAPKQNKLGSSLRAVQTITPTAIRVSLPIHLNYHAKETKELQKALFSKQYENSVIFIAWEHDNLVKAAKGIMKSEGGNPDEIPKWQGTDFDSIYVLRINRDNGSKIITFEHTQQGLNGVSELCPE